A single genomic interval of uncultured Desulfobacter sp. harbors:
- a CDS encoding tetratricopeptide repeat protein gives MKTKLFILVCICAVMTVSCTSTVQTQKQNKIAQAIKKEGDVFQVQGNHTAALNKLLEAEKMAPDDPYIQNSLGLAYMGKERDDMAIQAFNKALALKPDYTEALNNLGAAYLRDEKWDIAIKTFNKVLEDITYPTPHYPLANIGWAQLAQNNYPAAQKYFLKAVREVPGFIPAIHGLAQLYIRTGQADRAIAYLNKNIRKSPGTVIFHADLAQAYEACGRIPKAIKAWQMVTQLASENSNLYHEAEQRLFELQ, from the coding sequence ATGAAAACAAAACTGTTTATCCTGGTTTGTATCTGTGCTGTCATGACGGTATCCTGCACCTCAACGGTACAGACCCAGAAACAAAATAAAATCGCCCAGGCCATCAAAAAGGAAGGCGATGTATTCCAGGTCCAGGGGAACCATACAGCGGCATTAAACAAACTGCTTGAAGCAGAAAAAATGGCACCGGATGACCCATATATTCAAAACAGCCTGGGATTGGCATATATGGGAAAAGAAAGAGATGATATGGCCATCCAGGCCTTTAACAAAGCCCTGGCACTCAAACCCGATTACACCGAGGCCCTGAACAATCTTGGTGCAGCTTACCTTCGGGATGAAAAATGGGATATTGCCATAAAGACATTTAACAAGGTTCTTGAAGATATCACCTACCCCACCCCCCATTACCCCTTGGCCAATATCGGATGGGCCCAACTGGCACAAAACAACTACCCTGCAGCCCAGAAATATTTCCTCAAAGCAGTAAGGGAAGTGCCGGGATTTATACCGGCCATCCATGGCCTTGCCCAGCTATATATCCGAACCGGCCAGGCTGACAGGGCCATAGCCTATCTGAACAAAAATATAAGAAAATCCCCGGGCACTGTCATATTCCACGCAGACCTTGCCCAGGCTTATGAAGCCTGCGGCCGGATTCCCAAGGCCATTAAAGCCTGGCAGATGGTCACACAGTTGGCCTCTGAAAATTCAAACCTTTACCACGAGGCTGAACAGCGCCTGTTTGAACTGCAGTAA
- the thrC gene encoding threonine synthase, which produces MNLNLFPEDIRPHIIPSPKGELFYKCLGCGAEYGIEELLYVCPACNQVLLIHDRKQDQLKAISGETWQRIFDYRKMLKIPALKGIYRYHEFIGRSIPLESIIYLGEGHTPVIEANAGLQEKTGLKFYYKNDGQNPSASFKDRGMASALSSIKYLIDQGFVSEVISVCASTGDTSASAALYASYLGSKVKSAVLLPHKKVTSAQLAQPLGSGARVFEIPGVFDDCMKVVEHLSSSYPVALLNSKNAWRILGQESYSYEIAQDFDWDMDKKVVMVPIGNAGNISAVMNGFLKFYNTGIINKLPKIIGVQSEHADPVYKYYLEPDESKREFKPVQTQPSVAQAAMIGNPVSMPRVIQIAREYDAASGHKNVFMVQVKEQQIMDWQLTANQNGHIACTQGGECLAGMVQAKALSLVDENETVILDATAHAIKFSGFQDLYFKGELADGYGISSDSRFINLPDFVSPDNPELIPSQEKPLGSSQFQEFVKDVSKKIATRLGL; this is translated from the coding sequence ATGAATCTTAATTTGTTTCCTGAGGATATCAGACCACATATCATCCCCTCGCCTAAGGGGGAACTGTTTTATAAATGTCTTGGCTGCGGTGCCGAATACGGTATTGAAGAACTTTTATACGTGTGCCCGGCGTGCAACCAGGTATTGCTGATCCATGACCGGAAACAAGATCAGCTCAAGGCCATTTCAGGCGAAACCTGGCAGAGAATCTTTGATTACCGCAAGATGCTTAAAATTCCTGCTCTAAAAGGGATCTACCGGTACCACGAATTCATCGGCCGCAGCATCCCCCTCGAATCCATCATCTACCTGGGTGAAGGACACACACCTGTCATAGAGGCCAATGCCGGACTCCAGGAAAAAACCGGGTTAAAGTTCTATTACAAAAACGACGGCCAGAATCCGTCAGCCTCGTTTAAAGACAGGGGGATGGCTTCGGCCCTGTCCAGCATAAAATATCTGATTGATCAGGGATTTGTCTCTGAGGTAATTTCAGTATGCGCATCCACCGGTGACACCTCGGCCTCTGCAGCCCTTTATGCCTCCTATCTGGGATCTAAAGTAAAATCTGCCGTACTTCTGCCCCATAAAAAGGTCACCTCTGCCCAATTGGCCCAGCCCTTGGGAAGTGGTGCCAGGGTATTTGAAATCCCCGGGGTTTTTGATGACTGCATGAAAGTTGTGGAGCACCTGTCCTCAAGCTATCCTGTGGCACTGCTTAACTCCAAAAATGCCTGGCGGATACTGGGACAGGAGTCCTACTCCTATGAGATTGCCCAGGACTTTGACTGGGATATGGATAAAAAAGTAGTCATGGTGCCCATTGGCAATGCCGGTAATATTTCAGCGGTCATGAACGGATTCCTGAAATTTTACAACACAGGTATCATCAATAAACTGCCAAAAATCATCGGCGTTCAGTCCGAACATGCAGATCCGGTATATAAATACTACCTTGAACCCGATGAGAGCAAACGTGAATTTAAGCCGGTTCAGACCCAGCCAAGCGTGGCCCAGGCAGCCATGATCGGAAATCCGGTATCCATGCCAAGAGTGATCCAGATCGCCAGGGAATATGATGCAGCCAGCGGCCATAAAAATGTTTTTATGGTCCAGGTGAAAGAACAGCAGATCATGGACTGGCAGCTTACGGCCAACCAGAACGGGCATATCGCCTGCACCCAAGGTGGCGAGTGCCTTGCCGGCATGGTCCAGGCAAAGGCACTAAGTCTCGTAGATGAGAACGAAACCGTAATTCTGGATGCCACGGCACATGCCATTAAATTTTCCGGTTTTCAGGACCTGTATTTTAAAGGTGAACTGGCTGACGGTTATGGGATTTCATCTGACAGCCGGTTTATTAATTTACCGGATTTTGTTTCGCCCGATAATCCCGAATTGATTCCGTCCCAGGAAAAACCCCTTGGGTCATCCCAGTTCCAGGAATTCGTAAAGGATGTATCAAAAAAAATCGCCACCCGTTTAGGACTTTGA
- a CDS encoding DUF368 domain-containing protein, producing the protein MSFSSSAVSATLKELLMGFCLGVANIIPGVSGGTFLLVFGIYERVFSILNQINKPFVLKCLELVFSCFRRPVMGIRNVYAFFRETGFFFLFKLAAGTIVAILALSSLMKYLLLHHFCLTYSFFFGLILVSVVIPVKMLKRFDTWAVLCLLIGIGITVWVSAMVNPYDKIKMKSDHLARTYLVQSTSAEGMDGFVSESGKNVSTAQGYSSGDYLYIVLCGALAISATVLPGVSGSLVLILMGTYFDVISAISELKFFHLETFIFLGIFALGVFFGGLLFARLVSFVFCRFYNATMAFLCGLMAGSLYALWPFKKTVFMAQQYVKQAGEVVCLENMTVQTNINVLPTNDDPVIAAFVFFVLGGIIMMLFVRKEAVVSTVDK; encoded by the coding sequence ATGTCCTTTTCTTCTTCGGCTGTTTCGGCAACCCTAAAAGAGTTGCTTATGGGGTTTTGTTTAGGTGTTGCCAATATCATCCCGGGGGTTTCCGGCGGGACGTTTCTGCTGGTTTTCGGAATATATGAACGGGTATTTTCGATTTTAAACCAGATCAATAAACCCTTTGTCCTGAAATGCCTTGAACTTGTTTTTTCCTGTTTCAGGCGCCCGGTTATGGGGATTAGAAATGTTTATGCATTTTTCAGGGAAACCGGTTTTTTTTTTCTGTTTAAACTTGCCGCCGGGACCATCGTTGCCATTCTTGCTCTGTCCAGTCTGATGAAATATCTTTTACTTCACCATTTTTGTTTAACCTATTCTTTTTTTTTCGGGCTGATTTTAGTCTCCGTTGTTATACCGGTAAAGATGCTCAAGCGTTTTGATACCTGGGCCGTCCTTTGTCTTTTGATTGGCATCGGCATCACTGTGTGGGTATCAGCCATGGTCAATCCCTATGATAAAATCAAGATGAAGTCCGATCATCTTGCCCGGACCTACCTGGTCCAGTCCACTTCTGCTGAAGGTATGGATGGTTTTGTGTCTGAGTCGGGAAAAAATGTTTCAACAGCCCAAGGTTATTCTTCCGGAGACTATCTGTATATCGTACTTTGCGGTGCCCTTGCCATTTCCGCTACTGTGCTGCCGGGTGTCAGCGGTTCCCTGGTATTGATTTTAATGGGCACCTATTTTGATGTTATCTCAGCCATTTCTGAATTGAAATTTTTTCATTTGGAGACATTTATTTTTCTGGGGATATTTGCCCTGGGGGTCTTTTTCGGCGGCCTTTTGTTTGCCCGACTGGTCAGCTTTGTCTTTTGCCGGTTCTATAATGCCACCATGGCCTTTCTATGCGGGTTGATGGCCGGTTCACTTTACGCGTTGTGGCCCTTTAAAAAGACCGTATTCATGGCCCAGCAATATGTGAAACAGGCCGGGGAAGTGGTTTGCCTTGAAAATATGACAGTCCAGACCAATATTAATGTTTTGCCGACCAACGATGATCCCGTGATCGCAGCGTTTGTTTTTTTTGTACTTGGCGGCATTATCATGATGCTTTTTGTCAGAAAAGAAGCCGTTGTTTCGACAGTAGACAAATAG
- the serS gene encoding serine--tRNA ligase yields the protein MLDIKLIKNDLDTVVQGMKKRRTNIDFSPFLENEEKRKALLIDIEELRHQRNTVSGEIAKMKKSGQDAQPSIDKMKGVSEKIKEMDKVLNELEDSVKAFLINIPNLPHEDVPMGKDDTENRLEKTWGAPRSFDFQIKDHADIAENLGILNLRCAAKLAGARFPLYIGAGARLERALINFMLDIHITEHGYTEVLPPFIVNKETMTGTGQLPKFEEDLFKLEGWDYYLIPTSEVPMTNIPAGEILDESALPMKFTAFTPCFRSEAGSYGKDTKGLIRQHQFNKVEMVKVTSPETSFDELESLLANAEDILQRLELPYQVVTLCTGDLGFSATKTYDIEVWMPGQDKYREISSCSNCLDFQARRANIRFRRENAKKPEFCHTLNGSGLAVGRTFAAILENYQLEDGTVKVPKALVPYMGGLEIIEYES from the coding sequence ATGCTTGACATAAAATTGATTAAAAACGACCTGGACACTGTTGTCCAGGGCATGAAAAAACGCCGGACAAACATTGATTTTTCCCCGTTTCTTGAAAATGAGGAAAAAAGAAAAGCTCTGTTAATTGATATTGAAGAGTTACGCCATCAAAGAAATACTGTTTCTGGTGAAATTGCTAAAATGAAGAAATCCGGCCAGGACGCCCAGCCAAGCATAGATAAAATGAAAGGCGTTTCTGAAAAAATTAAGGAAATGGACAAAGTTCTCAATGAACTGGAGGACTCGGTCAAAGCGTTCCTTATTAATATCCCCAATCTGCCCCATGAAGATGTTCCCATGGGAAAGGATGACACTGAAAACCGGCTTGAAAAAACATGGGGGGCACCCCGGTCCTTTGATTTTCAAATCAAGGATCACGCCGACATCGCCGAAAACTTAGGTATTCTCAATCTCAGGTGCGCAGCAAAACTTGCCGGTGCCAGATTCCCTTTGTACATAGGTGCAGGTGCGCGCCTGGAACGGGCTTTAATTAATTTTATGCTGGATATTCACATCACAGAACACGGGTACACGGAAGTTCTACCGCCGTTTATCGTAAACAAAGAAACCATGACCGGAACGGGCCAGCTGCCTAAATTTGAAGAAGATCTTTTTAAACTTGAAGGTTGGGATTACTACCTGATCCCCACATCAGAGGTACCCATGACCAACATCCCGGCCGGAGAAATCTTAGATGAGTCCGCGCTGCCCATGAAGTTTACGGCATTTACTCCCTGTTTCAGATCCGAAGCAGGCTCCTATGGCAAAGACACCAAAGGACTGATCCGCCAGCACCAGTTTAACAAGGTGGAAATGGTAAAAGTCACCTCCCCGGAGACATCATTTGATGAGCTTGAATCATTGCTGGCCAATGCGGAAGACATTCTCCAGCGCCTGGAGCTGCCCTACCAGGTCGTCACCTTGTGCACCGGGGATTTGGGATTTTCCGCCACAAAAACCTATGACATTGAAGTGTGGATGCCCGGCCAGGATAAATACAGAGAGATTTCCTCATGTTCAAACTGCCTTGATTTCCAGGCCAGGCGGGCAAACATCCGGTTCAGACGGGAAAACGCCAAAAAACCTGAGTTCTGCCACACCCTGAACGGGTCCGGACTGGCCGTGGGCAGGACCTTTGCAGCAATTCTTGAAAATTATCAATTGGAAGATGGAACCGTCAAAGTGCCTAAAGCACTGGTACCGTATATGGGAGGTTTAGAAATAATTGAATATGAATCTTAA
- a CDS encoding HD domain-containing protein, which translates to MMTHDDFLKIEKQFYAYTRPFVDRAEDPYPFQLKQEHTARVCRAMEMLCASLSLDGPKTARACAAAMVHDMGRFPQFAVFHTYSDARSKNHAALGCREIVRSNILSHLSVTDRRLILRAVALHNRPRLSETLGPDLNLLARLLRDADKIDIFNVMKDHYLNPDSSHGFITYNLHDDGKIPQTAAHALLETRQNDLSIVKTLNDMRVFQAGMVYDLNFPAAAGAILDLEVIPVLLDGIPPSDLITRLAQALLDHLKLLASSNHGKHGKTRK; encoded by the coding sequence ATGATGACCCACGATGATTTTTTAAAAATAGAAAAACAGTTTTATGCGTATACCAGGCCCTTTGTCGACAGGGCCGAGGACCCCTACCCATTTCAGCTCAAACAGGAACACACGGCCCGGGTATGCAGGGCCATGGAAATGCTTTGCGCATCCCTATCTCTTGATGGCCCGAAAACTGCCCGGGCCTGTGCTGCCGCCATGGTTCATGATATGGGCCGATTTCCCCAGTTTGCTGTTTTTCACACCTATTCCGATGCCCGTTCCAAAAATCATGCAGCCTTAGGGTGCCGGGAAATAGTGCGAAGCAACATTCTTTCCCATTTGTCCGTTACAGACCGGCGGCTGATTTTGCGGGCAGTGGCGCTGCATAACCGTCCCCGGCTTTCCGAAACGCTTGGGCCTGATTTAAACCTTCTGGCCCGTCTGCTCAGGGATGCGGACAAGATTGATATTTTTAATGTAATGAAAGACCATTATTTGAATCCGGATTCAAGTCACGGTTTTATTACTTATAATCTCCACGATGACGGCAAGATACCTCAAACGGCTGCACACGCCCTTCTTGAAACCCGGCAGAATGATTTAAGCATTGTAAAAACGCTTAATGACATGAGGGTTTTTCAGGCCGGAATGGTCTATGATTTAAATTTCCCTGCTGCTGCCGGCGCTATTCTGGATCTGGAAGTTATTCCTGTTCTGTTAGACGGTATTCCCCCATCAGATTTGATTACCCGGCTGGCGCAGGCGCTTTTAGACCATCTGAAATTGCTTGCTTCATCGAACCACGGAAAGCACGGAAAAACACGGAAATGA
- a CDS encoding potassium channel protein, whose product MKITVFIAVLFFILGTAGYMSIEGWGLLDSAYMAAITLSTVGFLEVHDLSDGGRLFTIFLIFTGVGYFLYLCGIFISSVVDGEIKSMLGRQRLDNKIKKMKDHYIICGYGRIGRVLCKFVAEDTHNIVVVEQKEKLKDILEKDKMYYIIGDAGNEEVLELAGIKRARALVAALATDTENVFVVLTARQLNPDIYIMARAASNMVKNKLYVAGANQVESPYDVGGVSMGLKLLRPTVSNFLNTALSRESDAIQIEEAFVPDASDYIGKQLKNSGIRQDYNLIIIAINEKSGHMVFAPHFETIIHPGDTLIVMGKAEDLKGFRRALGNV is encoded by the coding sequence ATGAAGATAACCGTATTTATCGCGGTCCTGTTTTTTATACTCGGCACTGCCGGTTACATGTCCATTGAAGGCTGGGGGCTTCTGGATTCCGCCTATATGGCGGCCATTACCCTGAGTACGGTGGGTTTTCTTGAAGTCCACGATCTGTCCGACGGAGGACGGTTGTTCACCATTTTTCTGATATTTACAGGCGTAGGATACTTTCTATATCTATGCGGTATTTTCATCAGTTCCGTGGTGGACGGTGAAATTAAAAGCATGCTGGGGAGGCAGCGTTTGGACAACAAAATAAAAAAAATGAAAGATCATTATATCATCTGCGGGTACGGTCGTATCGGCAGAGTTCTGTGCAAATTCGTGGCAGAAGATACCCATAATATCGTTGTGGTAGAACAGAAAGAAAAACTCAAAGATATCCTGGAAAAGGATAAAATGTACTACATTATCGGAGATGCCGGGAATGAGGAGGTTCTGGAACTAGCCGGAATTAAACGGGCAAGGGCGCTGGTGGCAGCCCTTGCAACGGATACGGAAAATGTATTCGTGGTACTCACAGCCAGGCAACTCAATCCCGACATTTATATTATGGCCCGGGCAGCTAGCAACATGGTGAAAAACAAACTCTATGTGGCCGGTGCGAACCAGGTTGAATCCCCCTATGATGTTGGTGGGGTTTCCATGGGATTGAAACTGTTGCGCCCTACGGTTTCCAATTTTCTGAACACGGCGCTGTCCCGGGAAAGCGATGCCATACAGATTGAAGAAGCCTTTGTACCGGATGCATCGGATTATATAGGCAAACAACTTAAAAATTCCGGTATTCGGCAGGATTACAACCTGATCATCATCGCAATCAATGAGAAGTCAGGCCATATGGTGTTTGCCCCCCATTTTGAAACCATTATCCACCCCGGGGACACACTGATTGTCATGGGAAAAGCCGAAGACCTGAAGGGGTTCAGGCGTGCGCTTGGTAATGTATAA
- a CDS encoding FAD-binding protein, whose protein sequence is MVPIQKFKEIVGDEFVFYDEITIQRYSRATLPQSTTPAAVLKPYISSEVTEIIKTAKEHHVGIYPVSRGCNWGYGSACAVGDGQVILDLSRMNRIIHVDETLAYAVIEPGVTQIQLVAYLKEKKIPLWLDCSGSGPEASILGNTLERGFGHTPYGDHFLHSCGMEVVLGDGRTLKTGYGHYDNAQATHVFKYGIGPYMDGLFTQSNFGVVTRLGIWLMPAPECLNMFYCTVPREGDLARVVDALRPLKLSGQVKSLVHIGNDLRVFSSFNQYPWEKAGNKTPLSDDLREQFCKKGGFGAWNVSGAIYGTRAQVRMTRKELKKALKPLGQIRFIGDRTLGLVNRLSGLFDRFSLFPDLKTKFKSLDKVYGLLKGEPTDAFLFGTLWRVKTAVNPDAVADPLDFNAGMMWIAPIMPMMGGTADRLIQLVNPVFEEYGFEPLITVSLITERAMVSVITISYDKDDPGECKRAQECYDAFFSLIMSHGYVPYRTNIHTMKKLADRSQTFWDVTKDIKSVLDPEGIIAPGRYQPFDKV, encoded by the coding sequence ATGGTTCCTATACAAAAATTTAAAGAAATTGTTGGCGATGAATTTGTCTTTTATGATGAAATAACGATTCAACGGTATTCCCGGGCCACACTACCGCAGAGTACAACGCCTGCCGCTGTTTTAAAACCTTATATCAGCAGTGAAGTAACGGAAATTATAAAAACGGCCAAAGAACATCATGTTGGTATTTATCCGGTGAGCCGGGGATGCAACTGGGGCTACGGCTCGGCCTGTGCTGTGGGGGATGGGCAGGTGATCCTGGATTTGTCCCGGATGAACCGGATTATCCATGTGGATGAGACCCTGGCATATGCCGTGATTGAGCCCGGGGTGACCCAGATTCAACTCGTAGCCTATCTAAAAGAAAAAAAAATTCCTCTGTGGCTGGACTGCAGCGGATCAGGACCCGAGGCCAGTATTCTGGGTAACACTCTGGAACGGGGTTTTGGGCATACGCCTTATGGGGATCATTTTCTGCATTCCTGCGGTATGGAGGTGGTTTTAGGGGACGGGCGGACCCTGAAAACAGGGTATGGACATTATGATAATGCCCAAGCCACCCATGTATTTAAATACGGTATTGGGCCTTATATGGATGGGTTGTTTACCCAGTCCAATTTTGGTGTTGTAACCCGGCTAGGGATCTGGTTGATGCCCGCGCCGGAATGCCTGAATATGTTTTACTGTACCGTGCCTCGGGAAGGGGATCTGGCCAGGGTGGTAGATGCGCTGCGCCCCCTGAAGCTGAGTGGACAGGTCAAAAGCCTAGTTCATATTGGCAATGATTTGAGGGTGTTTTCCTCATTCAATCAATACCCTTGGGAAAAGGCCGGGAATAAGACACCCTTGAGCGATGATCTGCGGGAGCAGTTCTGTAAAAAAGGCGGATTCGGGGCCTGGAATGTCAGCGGTGCCATTTACGGCACCCGGGCTCAGGTCCGGATGACGCGGAAAGAGTTGAAAAAGGCGCTAAAACCGCTGGGACAAATCCGGTTTATCGGAGACCGGACCTTGGGGTTGGTAAACCGCTTGTCAGGGCTGTTTGATCGGTTTTCTCTGTTTCCGGACCTGAAAACCAAATTTAAATCTCTGGACAAGGTATACGGACTGCTCAAGGGAGAGCCCACAGATGCGTTTTTGTTTGGTACGCTGTGGCGGGTCAAAACGGCGGTTAATCCCGATGCCGTGGCCGATCCCCTTGATTTCAACGCCGGTATGATGTGGATTGCCCCGATCATGCCCATGATGGGGGGGACGGCAGACCGTTTGATTCAATTGGTGAATCCGGTGTTTGAAGAATACGGTTTTGAGCCTTTGATCACCGTGTCACTGATTACGGAGCGGGCCATGGTCAGTGTCATTACCATATCCTATGATAAGGATGATCCGGGTGAATGCAAAAGGGCACAGGAATGTTACGATGCTTTTTTTAGCCTGATCATGTCACACGGGTATGTGCCGTACCGGACCAATATCCATACCATGAAAAAACTGGCCGATCGCTCCCAGACCTTTTGGGACGTAACTAAAGATATTAAATCGGTGCTGGATCCTGAGGGTATCATCGCCCCTGGACGATATCAGCCATTTGACAAGGTGTGA
- a CDS encoding protein-L-isoaspartate(D-aspartate) O-methyltransferase, producing MNDESTKFSRWRRDMVENQIIARGINDPLVIQAMSQVPRHLFVSEALVDSAYGDFPLPIGEGQTISQPFIIAEMTQSLSLTGQERVLEIGTGSGYQAAVLSHIVYRVYTIERNNTLYLQTRKLFDRLKYHNIVTRYSDGTLGWKSESPFDAIIVTAGGNQIPEPLVNQLNEGGRLVMPVGGLHSQELLRIEKTSTGIRTVNLGGCRFVKLIGEHGWPA from the coding sequence ATGAACGACGAATCCACAAAATTTTCGCGCTGGCGCAGGGATATGGTAGAAAATCAGATCATTGCCAGGGGGATAAACGATCCTTTGGTGATCCAGGCCATGAGCCAGGTGCCCCGCCATTTGTTTGTCAGTGAAGCCCTGGTGGACAGCGCCTATGGGGATTTTCCGCTTCCCATTGGTGAGGGCCAAACCATTTCCCAGCCTTTTATCATCGCTGAAATGACTCAGAGTCTAAGCCTGACAGGTCAGGAACGTGTGCTTGAAATCGGCACGGGTTCCGGTTACCAGGCTGCTGTCCTGTCCCATATTGTTTACAGGGTGTATACCATTGAACGGAACAATACCCTATATCTGCAGACCCGGAAACTGTTTGACCGTCTGAAATATCATAATATCGTAACCCGCTATTCCGACGGCACCCTGGGCTGGAAATCCGAAAGTCCCTTTGACGCCATCATTGTTACGGCCGGGGGCAATCAGATTCCTGAACCTTTAGTGAATCAGCTTAACGAGGGTGGGCGTTTGGTCATGCCTGTGGGGGGGCTGCACTCCCAGGAGCTTTTACGCATTGAAAAAACCAGCACCGGCATCAGGACGGTCAATCTGGGGGGCTGCCGTTTTGTCAAGCTGATCGGCGAACACGGATGGCCGGCTTAA
- a CDS encoding 5-formyltetrahydrofolate cyclo-ligase, producing MDEAKSGKNSVLSQVAERMDALSPEQIEEKYNIIENKLFEFANFLESHQVLMYPPGSKEIPTEKIIRKAMEIEKSIILPVFTEAKNTFLLYKISHFDKDLVLNAHDMLEPNPERCKKIALDDVDIAIIPGLAFDDKGGRMGFGNNYYSKLITKLPETCRKVALAYEEQIVDQIQMESRKYTVDIIITDTRVIYKI from the coding sequence ATGGATGAAGCTAAAAGCGGTAAGAACAGTGTGTTAAGCCAGGTGGCGGAACGCATGGACGCCCTGTCCCCGGAACAGATTGAAGAAAAATACAATATTATTGAGAATAAATTATTCGAATTTGCCAACTTTTTAGAATCCCATCAGGTGCTTATGTACCCGCCCGGAAGTAAGGAAATTCCTACTGAAAAGATCATCCGCAAAGCTATGGAAATTGAGAAAAGTATTATTCTGCCGGTATTTACGGAGGCTAAAAATACGTTCCTTTTGTATAAGATCAGTCATTTTGATAAGGACCTGGTGCTCAACGCCCATGACATGCTCGAGCCCAATCCGGAGCGGTGCAAGAAAATAGCCCTGGATGATGTGGATATTGCCATCATTCCGGGTCTGGCATTTGATGACAAGGGCGGACGCATGGGGTTTGGAAACAACTATTATTCAAAACTGATTACAAAATTGCCTGAAACCTGCCGCAAGGTAGCGCTGGCTTATGAAGAACAGATTGTTGACCAGATTCAAATGGAATCAAGAAAATATACGGTGGACATCATTATTACCGATACCCGGGTAATTTATAAAATTTAG